In one window of Candidatus Scalindua sp. DNA:
- a CDS encoding DUF3427 domain-containing protein, producing MIQQGLYEQLVSNLISSKLNDLDRNVFYIKETTIDKNEAAGFLSQYLCDVIMVALNSISDDDNIEKQIELSNKIIILLRDELNNEEFDKDLIRTEAKILSAIFSKIDARFSDFEKYLKEITPYTRLSQSELFTGNNAGISLESEIKKEILSSDRINFLVSFIKWTGIRIFENELIEFTERGGQLRVITTSYMGATDLKAVEFLSELRNTEIKVSYNSNNERLHAKAYLFCRNTGFHTGYIGSSNISRSALTNGLEWNLKVTTKEVGHIINKFQKTFDTYWQDREFELFNKADHSEKLRDAIKGERITERNDPSVYFDIKPYHYQEEILERLEAERTVHNRYSNLIVAATGTGKTVISAFDFKSFRKQNTGAKLLFVAHRKEILQQAQATFQGILRDNNFGELWVDGIEPETYDCIFASVQTLKNRIDSWNISKIFYNFIIVDEVHHIAASSYRPILNHFEPDIILGLTATPERMDGEDILKDFCGRIAAEIRLPEALNRKLLCPFQYFGVTDSIDLSRVDWRNGRYLPGELTQIYTHNDKRVGEIINNLNKYLKDINEVRALCFCVTQEHAEYMAEKFSLAGLKADYLVSSNSHLRNELRTKLLKKEINYLFVVDIFNEGVDLPDIDTLLFLRPTESLTIFLQQLGRGLRLAEGKDCLTVLDFVGNSRPEYDFEGKFRALVGKTNTSIKKEIEDDFPHLPLGCTIILEKKAKESILQNIRKATSFNRNQLLTKIRNFNHQTTLPLNLKNFSNFYHIPLKNIYKKGNWKKLCFLAEQIKDYSTTNEKVICRAINNKWLSSISNSYFKFVLSLAKRNFRIHFNQFNEEEKAMCLMLHYDVWQTAGNFNSLEESIKAIGENEILTEEIIEVFEILIDKIDFIERDIELPFSQPLKVHSRYTREQILAAFGFHSFTKKSEIREGVAFSKEKNTELLFVTLIKSEKDFSPTTLYNDFAISETIFHWQSQNEAKPDSGKGLSYIQHKERGKKILLFVREKNKDEFGITMSFVFLGEGNLIDHYGSKPMSIQWKLNEPMPPYLWRDSAKMAVG from the coding sequence ATGATCCAACAAGGACTTTACGAACAGCTTGTAAGTAATTTGATTTCATCTAAATTGAATGATTTAGATAGAAATGTTTTTTACATAAAAGAAACGACAATTGATAAGAACGAAGCGGCTGGCTTTTTATCACAATATTTATGTGATGTTATCATGGTTGCCTTAAATTCAATTTCTGATGATGACAATATTGAAAAGCAAATTGAGCTGTCTAACAAAATTATTATTCTATTACGAGATGAATTAAACAATGAAGAGTTTGATAAGGATTTGATTAGAACAGAGGCAAAGATTCTTTCCGCTATTTTTTCGAAGATTGATGCAAGATTTTCTGACTTTGAAAAATACTTGAAAGAAATTACCCCTTACACTAGATTGTCTCAAAGTGAATTATTCACTGGCAATAATGCCGGTATTTCGCTTGAAAGCGAAATCAAAAAAGAAATTCTTTCTTCAGATAGAATTAATTTTCTAGTTTCATTTATCAAATGGACAGGAATACGAATTTTTGAAAACGAATTAATAGAATTTACTGAAAGAGGTGGGCAACTTAGAGTAATAACAACTTCTTACATGGGAGCAACTGATCTGAAGGCGGTGGAATTTCTCTCTGAATTGAGAAACACAGAAATAAAAGTTTCATATAATTCAAATAATGAAAGACTGCATGCAAAAGCATATTTGTTTTGTAGAAATACCGGATTTCATACTGGCTATATAGGTTCGTCAAATATTTCTCGTTCAGCTTTAACTAACGGCTTAGAATGGAATCTCAAAGTAACAACAAAAGAGGTTGGCCACATTATTAATAAGTTTCAAAAAACATTTGATACTTATTGGCAAGATAGAGAATTTGAGTTATTTAATAAGGCAGATCATTCTGAAAAACTAAGAGATGCTATCAAAGGGGAACGAATTACAGAAAGAAACGACCCCTCGGTATATTTTGACATTAAGCCTTATCATTATCAGGAAGAAATTTTAGAAAGGCTGGAAGCAGAAAGAACAGTTCATAATCGTTATAGTAATCTAATTGTCGCAGCCACTGGGACCGGTAAAACTGTTATATCTGCATTTGATTTTAAGAGTTTCAGAAAACAAAACACTGGGGCTAAACTTTTATTTGTTGCCCACAGGAAAGAAATATTGCAACAAGCACAAGCAACTTTTCAGGGAATTTTAAGAGATAACAATTTTGGTGAATTATGGGTTGATGGAATTGAACCAGAAACATATGATTGTATTTTTGCTTCGGTACAAACACTGAAGAACAGAATTGATTCATGGAATATTTCCAAAATATTTTATAATTTCATAATTGTAGATGAAGTTCATCACATAGCTGCATCAAGTTACCGGCCTATTTTAAACCATTTCGAGCCAGACATAATTTTAGGACTGACAGCCACACCTGAAAGAATGGATGGTGAAGATATTCTCAAAGACTTCTGTGGCAGGATTGCTGCTGAAATAAGATTACCAGAAGCATTGAATAGGAAATTACTTTGTCCTTTTCAATATTTTGGAGTTACAGACAGCATTGATTTGTCACGCGTAGATTGGCGTAATGGAAGATATTTACCAGGCGAATTAACACAAATCTATACGCATAATGACAAAAGAGTTGGTGAGATAATTAACAATCTAAATAAATATCTCAAAGATATTAATGAGGTAAGAGCACTTTGTTTTTGCGTAACACAAGAACATGCTGAATACATGGCTGAAAAGTTTTCGCTAGCTGGTTTGAAAGCGGATTATTTAGTAAGTTCAAACAGCCATTTAAGAAATGAGCTAAGAACGAAGTTACTAAAAAAGGAAATCAATTACCTTTTTGTTGTTGATATTTTCAATGAAGGAGTTGACTTGCCAGATATTGATACGCTACTGTTTCTGCGACCAACAGAGAGCTTAACAATTTTTCTTCAGCAGCTTGGAAGAGGCTTGCGATTAGCAGAGGGGAAAGATTGTTTGACTGTATTAGATTTCGTTGGTAACTCACGGCCAGAATATGATTTTGAAGGGAAATTTAGAGCATTGGTTGGAAAAACAAATACTTCTATTAAAAAAGAAATTGAAGATGATTTTCCTCACCTACCTTTGGGATGTACAATTATTTTGGAGAAAAAAGCAAAGGAGTCCATTCTTCAAAACATTAGAAAAGCAACATCATTTAACAGAAATCAATTGCTTACAAAGATCAGAAATTTTAATCACCAAACAACTTTACCGCTTAATCTAAAAAACTTTTCAAACTTCTACCATATTCCTCTTAAAAATATTTACAAAAAAGGAAACTGGAAAAAATTATGTTTTTTAGCAGAACAAATTAAAGATTACTCTACTACTAATGAAAAGGTGATTTGTAGAGCAATAAATAATAAATGGCTTTCATCCATTTCGAATTCCTATTTTAAGTTTGTTTTATCACTAGCAAAGAGAAATTTTCGTATTCATTTTAATCAATTCAACGAAGAAGAAAAAGCTATGTGTCTAATGCTCCATTATGATGTGTGGCAAACAGCTGGCAATTTTAACTCCCTTGAAGAAAGTATCAAAGCAATCGGAGAGAATGAAATCCTGACTGAAGAAATAATTGAGGTATTTGAAATACTAATTGACAAAATAGACTTTATTGAAAGAGACATTGAGCTTCCCTTTTCACAACCTCTTAAAGTTCACAGTAGATATACAAGGGAACAAATATTAGCAGCATTTGGTTTTCATTCATTCACAAAAAAAAGTGAAATAAGAGAAGGTGTTGCCTTTAGTAAAGAGAAAAACACAGAATTGCTTTTTGTTACTCTTATTAAGTCCGAAAAGGATTTCTCACCCACTACTTTATATAACGATTTTGCTATTAGCGAAACTATTTTTCACTGGCAGTCACAAAACGAAGCTAAGCCAGATAGTGGAAAAGGATTATCCTATATACAGCATAAAGAAAGAGGGAAGAAAATCCTCCTTTTTGTCCGTGAAAAAAACAAAGATGAATTTGGTATTACAATGTCATTTGTTTTTCTTGGAGAAGGAAACCTAATCGATCATTACGGGTCAAAACCTATGAGTATACAATGGAAACTTAATGAGCCAATGCCTCCTTATCTCTGGAGAGATTCAGCTAAAATGGCCGTTGGGTAA
- a CDS encoding PilZ domain-containing protein, with amino-acid sequence MTNTDHERTHTSGKTVELRNRTRVQLMLPTQLHEQTGTITNTVSMNLSAGGLFITMDNPPVPGKSFRIEIFSLRGVAILSGTVEVQWRVSEASATLPCGFGARFIQVELKDEKIIHTVVQSAIHQDSLPAHVRNLSNPASTVNEMTGIQNISLSGELKKFISEYGKHGERDEFIWKWVYRGLQITSLSCIDTSLKEQVQTIKFLGVMFDVMLDDAVDQIQNKVLVEQMLLISFEKSFLQRKKVPSHYLEYLEFANLLWEEIEMRFRKLPRYSEFIDLLEFDYRQLFNCMRYALVVNEDPRRLNLAEHDLYQPHNMHMMVNATIDIMASGGFNRQEAGILREVIWNAQVMGRIGNAISTWQRELKDRDFTSKIFARALAGGALTTNDLLTEKPEKIEQILLDSQLEDELLAEWGNRHTYISGLATRIKTVDITGLISGLEKLIILHLGSRGLK; translated from the coding sequence ATGACAAATACCGACCATGAAAGAACTCACACATCCGGGAAAACGGTTGAACTGCGTAACAGAACACGGGTACAACTCATGCTGCCGACTCAATTACACGAGCAGACCGGTACCATAACAAATACCGTTTCGATGAATCTCTCAGCTGGCGGCCTGTTTATAACCATGGATAATCCTCCCGTTCCGGGAAAGAGTTTCAGGATAGAAATTTTTTCTCTTCGCGGTGTGGCCATCTTATCCGGAACAGTTGAAGTACAGTGGCGTGTGTCCGAGGCGTCAGCCACTCTCCCCTGCGGCTTTGGAGCCAGGTTTATCCAGGTTGAGCTTAAAGATGAGAAGATCATTCATACCGTTGTGCAATCGGCGATCCACCAGGACAGTCTGCCTGCTCATGTAAGAAACCTGAGTAATCCGGCATCTACAGTAAACGAAATGACAGGTATCCAGAACATCAGCTTATCAGGGGAGCTGAAGAAGTTTATTTCTGAATATGGCAAACACGGTGAACGGGATGAATTTATCTGGAAATGGGTATACCGGGGGCTTCAAATAACTTCATTAAGCTGTATTGATACATCACTGAAGGAGCAGGTGCAAACCATCAAATTCCTGGGTGTTATGTTTGACGTCATGCTGGATGATGCGGTGGATCAAATTCAGAACAAGGTACTGGTCGAACAGATGCTGCTGATCTCTTTTGAAAAGTCTTTCCTGCAAAGAAAAAAAGTTCCATCACACTATCTGGAGTATCTTGAATTTGCCAACCTTTTATGGGAAGAGATTGAAATGCGGTTCCGTAAATTACCCCGCTACAGCGAATTTATTGATCTTCTGGAATTTGACTACCGCCAGCTTTTTAACTGTATGAGATATGCACTAGTGGTAAATGAAGACCCCAGGCGTTTAAACCTGGCCGAACATGATCTTTATCAACCGCATAACATGCACATGATGGTCAATGCAACCATTGACATAATGGCATCTGGTGGATTTAACAGGCAGGAAGCCGGTATTCTCCGGGAAGTGATCTGGAATGCCCAGGTAATGGGACGAATCGGCAACGCAATCAGCACCTGGCAGAGAGAATTAAAGGACAGGGATTTTACCAGTAAAATCTTTGCCCGGGCCCTTGCCGGAGGGGCATTAACCACGAATGATCTTTTAACGGAGAAACCAGAAAAAATTGAACAGATTCTTCTGGACTCTCAGCTTGAAGATGAACTTCTTGCCGAATGGGGGAATCGTCATACATACATATCAGGGCTGGCTACCCGAATCAAAACTGTTGACATCACCGGTCTGATATCCGGGCTTGAAAAACTGATTATACTTCATTTAGGCAGTCGCGGTCTCAAATAG
- a CDS encoding zinc metalloprotease HtpX gives MISLQLRMYMLLGALFAIIYAIVVVFGTSMGGGSFSFYLIISFGFMFVQFMIGPKIVEWTMRVRYIEREDHPQLYDMVEDQARRAKIPMPRVGISRMGIPNAFAFGRGIRDGRVAVTEAIMGLLNPEELKAVIGHEISHLRNRDVVTITILSVIPMIMYRLAWHFLFFGSRRRDDRGSGMMIGMAAFFFYFITNLLVLYASRIREYFADKGSVALGNRPSVMASALYKLVYGSARIDKQALKESEGLKAFFVNDPSRARSELRDLSQLDLDRDGTIDPYELSRIRHAALGLTFGDKMMEKLSTHPNMLKRIKHLSQLENDPV, from the coding sequence ATGATCAGTTTACAATTGCGTATGTATATGCTGTTAGGTGCATTATTTGCCATCATCTATGCCATTGTGGTTGTCTTTGGAACAAGCATGGGCGGGGGCAGCTTCAGCTTCTATCTAATCATATCGTTCGGGTTTATGTTTGTTCAATTCATGATCGGGCCAAAAATTGTTGAATGGACAATGCGTGTACGATACATTGAAAGAGAAGATCATCCTCAATTATATGACATGGTGGAAGACCAGGCCCGCAGGGCAAAAATCCCGATGCCGCGCGTGGGCATCTCACGCATGGGTATTCCCAATGCCTTTGCGTTCGGGCGGGGTATCCGTGATGGGAGGGTAGCGGTAACCGAGGCTATCATGGGTTTATTGAACCCGGAAGAGCTGAAGGCGGTTATTGGTCATGAGATCAGCCATTTAAGGAATCGTGATGTCGTGACGATCACCATATTGTCGGTTATCCCGATGATCATGTATCGTCTCGCATGGCATTTTTTATTTTTCGGCAGTAGGCGTCGTGATGACCGCGGGAGCGGCATGATGATCGGCATGGCGGCCTTCTTTTTCTATTTTATTACAAATCTGCTCGTTCTTTACGCCTCGCGTATCAGGGAGTATTTTGCCGACAAAGGATCGGTGGCCCTGGGCAATCGGCCGTCGGTCATGGCGTCCGCCCTCTATAAGCTGGTTTATGGATCGGCACGGATCGATAAGCAGGCGCTTAAAGAGTCCGAGGGGCTTAAGGCCTTTTTTGTGAATGATCCGTCACGCGCCAGGAGTGAACTGCGGGATTTGAGCCAGCTCGATCTGGACCGTGATGGTACCATTGATCCCTATGAGCTGTCCAGGATTCGTCATGCCGCTCTTGGTCTGACATTTGGCGATAAGATGATGGAGAAGCTGAGTACACACCCGAATATGCTTAAGAGAATCAAGCATCTGTCTCAATTGGAAAATGATCCGGTTTAA
- a CDS encoding ISKra4 family transposase, with translation MVKRKIESSDNWRALFYGFLDTRLDKIEEEYSMEDLGEISKAVFEERAEILGQLILGFIERKFGHLLNQQSCDCPECGKGMQRQGKQSKTIQTLAGQFELTRPYFYCRACRLGYYPLDEALGLSESSKQYDVQDVEAWLSSETAYETASETYERITGVKLSEHHMHETTNAIGQEVGILDVCPPREEIDKQIENLSVDKFRRPIMMLALDGAHGPMRPEPSPHPRKGKRGKGEYKEIKGFRLYLIDGQTIIHLISWHQVCADHELAEYLVKIKEAGLIPHEKIRLGIIGDGAPWIWNRCKEIFPSAKEILDYYHCSEYVHGVANAHYGKETRESLQWCEATLTRIYYGYHEEVLGGLGKMKARTQDIQDKIDKFYTYLTNHCEKMDYSSAKRGGYHIGSGAIESANKFISHTRLKRSGAWWYIQNANNILKIRCAKYNGTYDKVIEKYKRDDQERIKNKKFKRSLRIVK, from the coding sequence GTGGTGAAAAGAAAGATAGAGTCATCCGATAACTGGAGAGCTTTATTTTATGGTTTTTTAGACACCCGATTGGATAAGATTGAGGAAGAGTACTCAATGGAAGATTTAGGAGAAATCTCAAAAGCTGTTTTCGAAGAGAGAGCGGAGATATTAGGACAACTGATTCTTGGGTTCATAGAGAGGAAATTTGGACATTTATTGAATCAGCAAAGCTGCGATTGCCCCGAATGCGGCAAGGGTATGCAAAGACAAGGAAAACAATCCAAGACTATCCAAACCCTTGCCGGACAATTTGAATTAACCAGGCCTTATTTTTATTGCAGAGCGTGTCGTTTAGGATACTATCCTTTAGACGAAGCCCTTGGATTGTCTGAATCATCGAAGCAATATGATGTGCAAGATGTGGAAGCCTGGTTGTCAAGCGAAACGGCCTATGAGACGGCCAGCGAAACCTACGAGAGAATAACCGGAGTAAAGCTGAGTGAACATCATATGCATGAGACCACGAATGCCATTGGTCAAGAAGTGGGAATTTTGGATGTCTGCCCGCCCAGGGAAGAGATTGATAAGCAGATAGAAAACCTCTCAGTGGATAAGTTTCGTCGTCCCATTATGATGCTTGCCCTGGATGGAGCCCACGGGCCGATGCGTCCCGAGCCAAGTCCTCACCCCCGTAAAGGGAAAAGAGGCAAAGGAGAATACAAAGAGATTAAAGGTTTTAGACTGTATCTCATCGATGGTCAAACTATTATTCATTTAATTAGCTGGCACCAGGTTTGTGCAGATCACGAATTAGCAGAATACTTGGTTAAGATCAAAGAAGCCGGGCTTATTCCCCACGAGAAGATACGCCTGGGAATTATAGGAGACGGTGCTCCCTGGATCTGGAACCGATGTAAAGAAATATTTCCCTCGGCAAAAGAGATTCTCGACTATTACCATTGCTCGGAGTATGTCCATGGTGTAGCCAATGCCCATTACGGAAAAGAGACAAGAGAGTCTCTACAGTGGTGTGAGGCGACTCTGACAAGAATATATTATGGTTACCATGAAGAGGTGCTTGGCGGTCTTGGAAAGATGAAAGCCCGAACTCAAGATATTCAAGATAAAATTGACAAGTTTTATACCTATCTCACAAATCATTGTGAAAAGATGGATTACAGTTCCGCCAAGCGTGGAGGATATCACATTGGCAGCGGTGCTATTGAAAGCGCCAATAAATTCATTAGCCATACAAGGCTTAAACGATCAGGAGCTTGGTGGTATATCCAAAACGCTAATAACATACTCAAGATCAGATGCGCGAAATATAACGGTACTTACGATAAAGTTATCGAAAAATACAAAAGGGACGACCAGGAAAGAATTAAAAATAAAAAATTTAAGAGAAGTCTTCGAATTGTTAAATAA
- a CDS encoding DUF1573 domain-containing protein, translating into MRKLRYCISLSIVFLTTFLISFKDVLNAESSPDDLVKKEAAINNDFNAGETNNNNNTHKQSPIIFFKTPNFDFGNIYNGEKPEHVFTFENKGKADLEISKVESSCGCTAAILTNKTIPPGETGEIKTTFNSSSFHGKVTKSITVHSNDPKRSIYKLTISCTVTEVISANPRRINFASVYIGSEMNKTITVTSDSSFNITKITSSIPFLDVSIKEKNENEYTINVSLKDNHEIGRFNGSIFLETDNTIQPKVIIPVFGDITGDITIYPEKLYYGNIKKGSERTQKVFLKLNRENIKISGIKVVPDFLSVKIVEDYRNNNTQILIEVKLHENAAVGTLNGLLEINTDSKVQPVIKVPIAGEIT; encoded by the coding sequence ATGAGAAAACTGAGATATTGCATATCTTTGTCTATTGTATTTCTAACCACTTTTTTGATCTCCTTCAAAGACGTTCTCAATGCAGAGTCCTCTCCTGACGATCTTGTTAAAAAAGAGGCAGCCATCAACAACGATTTTAACGCTGGAGAAACAAACAATAATAATAACACTCACAAACAATCTCCAATAATCTTCTTCAAAACACCGAACTTCGATTTCGGTAACATCTACAATGGTGAGAAGCCGGAGCATGTATTTACCTTTGAAAACAAGGGAAAAGCAGACCTTGAAATCAGCAAAGTAGAAAGCTCTTGCGGATGCACAGCGGCAATACTGACGAATAAGACAATACCACCCGGAGAAACAGGTGAGATAAAGACAACATTCAATTCAAGTTCTTTTCATGGAAAAGTCACAAAGAGCATAACTGTCCATAGCAATGACCCCAAAAGATCCATTTACAAACTGACTATCTCGTGTACAGTAACGGAAGTAATAAGCGCAAATCCCAGAAGAATCAATTTCGCTTCAGTCTATATTGGCAGTGAAATGAATAAGACAATTACCGTTACATCAGACTCTTCCTTCAACATTACTAAAATCACTTCATCAATACCCTTCCTCGATGTTTCAATCAAAGAAAAGAACGAAAATGAATATACAATCAATGTATCATTAAAGGACAATCATGAAATTGGACGATTCAACGGCTCGATTTTTCTGGAAACTGACAACACAATCCAGCCAAAGGTAATAATACCGGTCTTTGGAGACATAACAGGGGATATTACCATCTACCCTGAAAAACTTTATTATGGAAACATCAAAAAAGGGAGCGAAAGAACCCAGAAGGTATTTCTGAAACTTAATAGAGAAAACATAAAAATTTCTGGTATTAAAGTAGTTCCGGATTTCCTGAGCGTAAAAATTGTGGAAGATTACAGGAATAACAATACGCAGATTCTGATTGAAGTAAAACTGCATGAGAATGCTGCTGTCGGCACATTAAACGGATTACTGGAGATCAATACAGATAGCAAAGTACAACCTGTCATTAAAGTACCAATCGCTGGAGAAATAACGTAA
- a CDS encoding twin-arginine translocation signal domain-containing protein, whose product MSNRREFMKTTAAIAVGAVVGNVSPVMAAGSCSFPAGIVYSSEKPGKWSGKEKGHAPVVTVEGNKVTVTTKHGMSDAHYIVRHTVVSQDGEVIGEKTFSSSDTEAKSEFELPGGVSRYAWVRSTLYATSFCNLHDLWVTQFKA is encoded by the coding sequence ATGTCAAATAGAAGAGAATTCATGAAAACAACAGCGGCAATTGCTGTCGGCGCAGTTGTTGGTAATGTATCGCCTGTAATGGCCGCTGGTTCCTGTTCGTTCCCTGCGGGGATTGTTTATAGCAGTGAGAAACCGGGGAAATGGTCTGGCAAGGAAAAAGGCCATGCACCTGTTGTTACTGTTGAAGGAAATAAAGTGACGGTAACCACGAAGCACGGTATGTCAGACGCACATTATATTGTCAGACATACGGTCGTTTCTCAAGATGGAGAGGTTATAGGGGAAAAGACTTTTTCTTCATCAGATACAGAGGCAAAATCAGAATTTGAATTACCAGGAGGCGTCTCCAGATATGCGTGGGTGCGGTCCACACTGTATGCAACCAGTTTCTGCAACCTGCATGACCTCTGGGTTACACAGTTTAAGGCATAG
- a CDS encoding type II toxin-antitoxin system HicB family antitoxin: MKYSVVINKSEYGYNAHCPVFPGCHSQGDTLEEAIENIKDAIITYLKMIAEETKDATVYEVEVSV; encoded by the coding sequence ATGAAATATTCAGTTGTTATAAATAAAAGCGAATATGGATACAACGCACATTGCCCTGTTTTTCCAGGTTGTCACAGCCAGGGTGATACATTAGAAGAAGCAATCGAGAACATTAAAGACGCTATCATAACATACCTCAAAATGATAGCTGAAGAGACGAAGGATGCCACCGTTTATGAAGTAGAGGTATCTGTATAG
- a CDS encoding DNA adenine methylase gives MNYPGGKGGVFQKLINLMPPHDVYIETHLGGGAVIRNKRPARSNFGIEIDSEVVEMWTNMHPIGFELVHDDAINYLNNYHFTGKELVYCDPPYLRETRKKYGRLYKYDYSRAQHIELLEVLKTLPCMVMISGYESTLYKESLRSWQTHSFQAVCHHGVATEWLWMNYSVPVGLHDYRYLGNNFRERERIKRKTKRWTAKLKSMPVLERQALLFAIDVFRER, from the coding sequence ATGAATTATCCAGGCGGCAAAGGAGGTGTATTCCAAAAGTTAATCAATCTTATGCCACCCCATGATGTCTACATAGAGACTCATTTGGGTGGTGGCGCTGTTATACGGAACAAACGACCTGCCAGGAGTAATTTTGGGATAGAAATTGACTCGGAAGTTGTTGAGATGTGGACAAATATGCATCCAATAGGTTTTGAACTGGTCCATGATGACGCAATTAATTATCTGAATAATTATCATTTCACAGGAAAAGAACTGGTATATTGTGACCCACCATATCTTCGCGAGACAAGGAAAAAGTATGGACGGCTATATAAATATGACTATAGCCGTGCGCAGCACATCGAACTTTTGGAAGTTTTGAAAACTCTTCCCTGCATGGTGATGATATCCGGTTACGAGTCAACCTTATACAAAGAATCATTGCGTAGCTGGCAGACACATTCTTTTCAGGCCGTCTGTCATCATGGCGTAGCAACGGAGTGGTTATGGATGAACTATAGTGTTCCGGTAGGACTGCACGACTATCGTTATCTTGGCAATAACTTTCGTGAGCGGGAACGGATAAAGAGGAAGACCAAAAGGTGGACAGCGAAACTTAAATCCATGCCTGTATTAGAACGTCAGGCGTTACTATTCGCCATAGATGTATTCAGGGAGCGATAG
- a CDS encoding DUF3786 domain-containing protein has product MIEILKKLPKSNCGDCGELTCMAFALKVNNAKRNLSDCPYAQEEYNEERSCRPGATMDDNYGRVSDELEREVRQINFNESALSVGARYENRNERETITLKLVDRIYEVRKDGLFENDEYCKDSWTKIIIYDYIIRMGKRPLSGDWVTLGSFRNTASHVKAFQKKSEEKIAETFNSNLNGLKVRCSEFEGSEERGKIKADYICRFDLLPRVPLYLCFWDADEEYEASCRLFLDSNAEDYIDIEYLAYLVESFVELFILIS; this is encoded by the coding sequence ATGATTGAGATACTTAAGAAATTACCTAAGTCAAACTGTGGGGACTGCGGAGAGCTGACGTGCATGGCTTTTGCACTGAAGGTGAACAATGCAAAACGGAATCTGTCGGATTGCCCTTATGCTCAGGAAGAATATAATGAGGAAAGATCCTGTAGGCCGGGTGCAACAATGGACGACAATTACGGACGTGTCAGTGATGAGCTGGAACGGGAGGTCAGGCAGATAAATTTTAATGAGTCTGCTCTTTCTGTCGGAGCCCGTTATGAAAACCGGAATGAAAGAGAAACCATTACACTCAAGCTGGTGGACAGAATTTATGAAGTACGGAAAGACGGCCTGTTTGAAAACGATGAGTACTGTAAGGATTCCTGGACGAAGATCATAATATATGACTACATTATCAGAATGGGAAAACGGCCATTGTCTGGAGACTGGGTTACATTGGGAAGTTTCAGGAATACGGCATCTCATGTCAAGGCATTCCAGAAAAAGTCGGAAGAGAAGATCGCTGAAACCTTTAACAGTAACTTGAACGGCCTGAAAGTCCGCTGCAGTGAGTTTGAGGGGAGTGAAGAACGGGGAAAGATAAAGGCTGATTATATCTGCAGATTTGACCTCTTACCACGTGTGCCGCTCTATCTGTGCTTCTGGGATGCCGATGAAGAATATGAGGCAAGCTGCAGACTCTTCCTTGACAGCAATGCCGAGGACTATATTGATATCGAATACCTTGCTTATCTCGTGGAAAGCTTCGTTGAGTTATTTATACTCATCTCATAA
- a CDS encoding addiction module protein gives MKKEILSEVLKLSIQDRITFVEDIWDSIANVPESVELTDAQKKELDRRLEEYHNNPNIGSP, from the coding sequence ATGAAAAAAGAAATATTATCTGAGGTATTAAAACTAAGTATACAAGACCGAATTACATTTGTTGAAGATATTTGGGACAGCATAGCAAATGTACCAGAATCAGTAGAACTTACAGACGCACAGAAAAAAGAATTGGATCGACGTCTGGAAGAATACCACAATAATCCTAATATTGGTTCTCCGTGA